One Parasphingorhabdus cellanae genomic region harbors:
- the moaA gene encoding GTP 3',8-cyclase MoaA, producing the protein MLDGFGRKIDYLRISVTDRCNFRCQYCMSENMTFMPKTELLTLEEITLIAERFIGHGVKKIRLTGGEPLVRRDMSDVIQRLGRKVKSGDLEELTLTTNGTLLNEYASHLAASHVRRINVSMDTLDPADFAEITRGGKVEQVLGGIEAAKQAGIHIKINMVALRGFNQEALLPMAEYCSKNGHDLTVIETMPLGDVGADRKLEHISAEEFIAPLLARYSANPIAHKSSGPARYMAIEPLGLRLGLITPLSQNFCDNCNRLRLTTDGKIFMCLGHNAHVDLRAAVRNEGIEAVDRLLQKALKLKPLRHDFNAQLDGSADILERHMNVTGG; encoded by the coding sequence ATGTTGGACGGATTTGGCCGTAAAATCGACTATTTACGCATATCGGTTACCGACCGATGCAATTTTCGTTGCCAATATTGCATGTCAGAAAATATGACTTTCATGCCAAAAACCGAGTTACTTACGCTCGAAGAAATCACCCTAATTGCCGAACGTTTCATTGGTCATGGTGTCAAAAAAATCAGGCTTACAGGCGGCGAGCCTTTGGTTAGACGGGATATGAGTGATGTGATCCAACGACTTGGACGCAAAGTAAAATCTGGAGACTTGGAGGAGTTGACACTGACAACCAACGGGACACTGCTGAATGAATATGCAAGCCATTTGGCTGCCAGTCACGTACGGCGGATCAATGTCAGTATGGATACGCTCGATCCGGCAGACTTTGCGGAGATAACCCGCGGCGGAAAAGTTGAGCAGGTTTTAGGTGGCATAGAGGCCGCCAAGCAGGCCGGTATTCACATTAAAATTAACATGGTTGCACTGCGCGGATTCAATCAGGAAGCCTTGTTACCGATGGCCGAATATTGTTCCAAAAACGGTCATGACCTGACAGTCATCGAAACTATGCCACTGGGCGATGTCGGCGCAGATCGGAAGCTGGAACATATTTCCGCCGAGGAATTTATCGCGCCGCTCTTGGCCCGATATTCGGCAAATCCAATTGCCCATAAAAGCTCTGGACCAGCCCGTTATATGGCCATCGAGCCCTTGGGCCTCCGACTTGGTCTGATTACACCACTCAGTCAAAATTTTTGCGATAATTGCAATCGGCTTCGCCTGACAACGGATGGTAAGATATTTATGTGTCTCGGCCACAATGCGCATGTTGATTTACGCGCAGCAGTGCGCAATGAGGGCATCGAGGCTGTCGACCGGTTACTTCAGAAAGCTTTGAAGCTCAAACCGTTACGACATGATTTTAATGCGCAGTTAGACGGGTCCGCAGATATATTGGAGCGTCACATGAACGTCACAGGCGGATGA
- a CDS encoding putative bifunctional diguanylate cyclase/phosphodiesterase, giving the protein MHFAKAVHFKETGISKVIQKSQSLSGQVDLTNLFLLSFHDRDPLASRVSAGGWYVSSARRKDGLRGRFLSSNALIALVDLRDAVDDGLAAIAELAGLDEQRRIAILALADQSGQGNIAAKCYDAGATHFLDIANPYADLEQAIKFAYRYVENVHGGAKATNDFNRLLIQAGEQWSFSKLAISQNWISEKLRSNLSAVNFDIYPVTGIYRILAAEERLRVRGAMGRLRAGATQAAVAHLLHGEKIIHHLHDSGDKIQGSLERVSDNETDLGWTGRDLLSGLRNGSAARNWMRRRLANHHKIGLVMFGLKNFATINAAYGRAIGDEIMRRIGQRLITETMAHPLDNCLVARMDGQNFVVATQLESASDEIANTYTDYAEELLSKVFAPISIEARDIGLVARAGVAISEESADETLLVRRATLALAEAMLSDALPLRVSNSSEKNILLEQQLEADLVHALERGDIAIALQPQIKVRTGQLVGAEALARWDHPTLGFLGAATLFSVAERAGLMELLSSHIHKLAFETAGQWPESLSFLRLSINITAGDLANADFVKNMMRGIDHAGFEAARTTLEITESELIGDLKSAARRLAALQEQGLQIAIDDFGTGYSSLAYLKNLPLDYLKIDSGLTSDISGSSKDQVVVKSIIKMGHSLGLSVIAEGVETEAQLATLADQGCEYFQGFLRSGPISAEEFEIFALLSN; this is encoded by the coding sequence TTGCATTTTGCCAAAGCGGTTCATTTCAAAGAAACGGGGATATCGAAAGTCATTCAAAAGTCGCAATCACTATCGGGGCAGGTGGATTTAACAAATCTGTTTCTATTGTCGTTCCATGACCGCGATCCGTTGGCCTCACGAGTGTCTGCGGGCGGTTGGTATGTTAGCTCTGCTCGACGCAAAGATGGTTTGAGAGGTCGGTTTCTATCTTCCAACGCCCTGATTGCGCTGGTTGATTTGCGCGATGCAGTTGATGATGGGTTGGCTGCGATTGCTGAGTTAGCGGGGCTGGACGAACAACGCCGCATCGCGATTCTCGCTTTGGCAGATCAGAGCGGGCAGGGGAATATTGCTGCGAAATGTTATGATGCCGGTGCTACCCATTTTCTGGATATTGCCAATCCGTATGCCGATCTTGAGCAAGCCATAAAATTTGCTTATCGCTATGTTGAAAATGTGCATGGAGGAGCAAAAGCTACCAATGATTTCAACAGATTGTTGATACAAGCGGGGGAGCAATGGTCATTCTCAAAACTTGCTATCAGTCAAAACTGGATCAGCGAAAAATTGAGATCAAACCTTTCTGCGGTTAATTTTGACATTTATCCTGTCACAGGAATTTATCGAATTTTAGCGGCCGAGGAGCGCTTGCGCGTCCGCGGTGCGATGGGGCGCTTGCGCGCAGGAGCAACGCAGGCCGCTGTAGCTCACCTGCTGCACGGCGAGAAGATTATTCATCACTTGCATGATTCGGGAGACAAAATTCAAGGAAGCCTTGAACGTGTCAGCGACAATGAAACAGATCTTGGTTGGACCGGGCGAGATTTGCTGTCAGGTTTGCGCAATGGTTCCGCCGCTAGAAATTGGATGCGCCGCCGTCTTGCGAACCATCATAAGATCGGCCTAGTCATGTTTGGCTTAAAGAATTTTGCGACAATCAATGCGGCTTATGGGCGCGCCATTGGTGACGAAATTATGCGCCGGATCGGTCAACGACTAATTACAGAAACGATGGCTCATCCTCTCGATAATTGTCTCGTGGCCAGAATGGACGGGCAGAATTTTGTTGTGGCTACGCAACTGGAAAGTGCCAGTGACGAGATAGCCAATACATACACAGATTATGCTGAAGAATTGTTGAGTAAAGTCTTTGCACCCATTTCAATCGAAGCACGTGATATCGGGTTGGTGGCGCGGGCAGGAGTTGCTATTTCAGAAGAGTCAGCGGATGAAACACTGTTAGTCAGACGCGCAACACTCGCTTTGGCAGAGGCAATGCTATCTGATGCATTGCCCTTGCGTGTAAGCAATTCCTCTGAGAAAAATATCCTGCTAGAACAGCAATTAGAGGCTGATTTGGTTCACGCGCTAGAGCGTGGGGATATAGCGATTGCGCTGCAACCGCAGATCAAAGTGAGAACCGGGCAGTTGGTAGGCGCCGAGGCCTTGGCGCGTTGGGACCATCCGACACTCGGATTTCTGGGTGCGGCGACTTTATTTTCAGTAGCGGAGCGCGCTGGTTTAATGGAGCTGTTATCTTCGCATATTCATAAACTTGCTTTCGAAACGGCAGGCCAATGGCCCGAAAGTCTGTCTTTTTTACGGCTGTCCATTAATATCACCGCCGGCGACCTTGCGAATGCTGATTTCGTTAAAAATATGATGCGGGGTATTGATCATGCCGGATTTGAAGCTGCACGAACAACGCTGGAAATAACCGAAAGCGAGCTAATTGGCGACCTTAAGAGCGCCGCACGGCGTCTTGCTGCGTTACAGGAGCAGGGACTGCAAATCGCTATTGATGATTTTGGAACAGGCTATAGCAGTTTAGCCTATTTGAAAAATTTACCACTCGATTATCTTAAGATTGATAGCGGTTTGACAAGCGATATCAGCGGTTCGTCAAAAGACCAGGTGGTGGTCAAATCGATCATCAAAATGGGGCACAGTCTAGGTTTATCGGTCATTGCCGAAGGCGTCGAAACAGAGGCTCAGCTGGCAACACTTGCGGATCAAGGCTGTGAATATTTCCAAGGATTTCTGCGTTCTGGACCTATTTCAGCCGAGGAGTTTGAAATATTTGCATTGCTGAGCAACTGA
- the mfd gene encoding transcription-repair coupling factor — translation MSYLDKLLSADCGLTLAGVTSGYRPYCLADIAVQSGQRTVFIATDDAAMSAVAEAARYFQPELEVIEFPAWDCLPYDRASPALHTTSERLAALAKLAVPATGGQLVITTANAVTQRVLEPARINELVTRLAPGSVVEQEKLISFLYANGFVRVDTVADSGEFAARGGLIDLFPPGADMPLRIDLFGDEIETLRQFDPADQRTIGKVEGFDLLPVSEVLLDENSITRFRTRYRELFGAVATSDPIYQSISEGRRLSGMEHWLPLIEERLVSFFDYLADDTIIVRDAAVTAAVDAQFASIMDYYKNRQEADKANLSSYRPLQPDRLYLEPSEWRVQQSDGPIHIISEFDEPESSTVLSLSVSSPRDFSPERARNENIYKALAVHLNTLTKAGTTAILASYSNGSRARLFDLLHDHGVSTATICDDWKSSSAVGAAVALTVLPLASGFRTDDIALLTEQDIFGDRLVRKSKRRKSGDAFIEELSALSQGDLVVHLEHGIGLYEGIVSIPVGESPHDCVALKYAGGDKLFVPVENIDVLSRYGEGGETVVLDRLGGEGWQRRKSKLKERIRAIAHALLKTAAARALQPASPARIEANEMAGFVDRFPYQETDDQQQAIEEVLGDMASGKAMDRLVCGDVGFGKTEVAMRAAFVAAMAGMQVAIIAPTTLLARQHFSNFEERFRPFPVNLGRLSRLVPAAEAKKTKEGLTNGNVDIVIGTHALLAKSIEFQRLGLIIVDEEQKFGVTHKERLKAMKADVHVLTLTATPIPRTLQMAMTGLRELSVIQTPPVDRLAVRTYVMPWDPLPLREALMREHYRGGQSFIVVPRIADLPEIQEFLKEYVPEISFVVAHGQMPPAQVEERMSAFYDKKYDVLLATTIVESGLDIPSANTLIIHRADRFGLAQLYQLRGRVGRSKTRAYAYMVTPKDRIITEKAEKRLKILGDLDSLGAGFELASHDLDIRGAGNLLGDEQSGHIREVGFELYQSMLEDAILEAKAKGAGLDAAAESFSPQITVDAPILIPENYVPDLSLRMGLYRRMNGLQTYQEIQAFAAEMIDRFGELPVETDNLLKLMEIKMNCIKAHIAKIEMGPRGALVSFHKDKFPNVPGLLAYAERLKGTAKIRPDNKLFIERRWRDPRSRLHGLTQLSNGLSKLAQQKQN, via the coding sequence GTGTCATATTTAGATAAATTGCTTTCTGCTGACTGTGGTTTGACTCTGGCTGGAGTAACATCAGGGTATAGGCCTTATTGCCTTGCCGACATAGCCGTTCAGTCTGGTCAACGAACGGTGTTCATAGCAACCGACGACGCAGCAATGAGCGCCGTTGCAGAAGCCGCGCGATATTTTCAGCCCGAATTGGAAGTTATTGAATTTCCCGCTTGGGATTGCCTGCCCTATGATCGAGCATCCCCGGCCCTTCACACAACGTCAGAACGACTGGCAGCCCTAGCGAAGCTCGCCGTACCTGCCACTGGCGGGCAATTGGTTATCACGACGGCTAATGCCGTCACACAGCGAGTCCTGGAGCCCGCGCGAATAAACGAACTTGTTACGAGGCTGGCTCCTGGCAGCGTGGTAGAGCAAGAAAAGCTGATATCTTTTCTCTACGCCAATGGATTCGTGCGGGTTGATACAGTGGCTGATAGCGGTGAATTTGCTGCACGCGGCGGGTTGATTGATCTGTTCCCGCCCGGGGCTGATATGCCTTTGCGCATCGACTTATTCGGAGACGAAATAGAGACTTTGCGCCAATTTGATCCTGCGGATCAAAGAACAATTGGAAAGGTCGAAGGTTTCGATCTGTTACCCGTTTCGGAGGTTTTGCTTGACGAAAACAGCATTACCCGTTTTCGCACGCGCTATCGCGAACTGTTCGGTGCCGTGGCGACCAGCGATCCGATTTATCAGTCCATATCCGAAGGCCGTAGGCTCTCTGGCATGGAGCATTGGTTGCCGCTCATCGAAGAACGTTTAGTGAGCTTTTTCGATTATCTTGCTGATGACACAATCATTGTTCGAGACGCTGCGGTGACTGCGGCGGTAGACGCGCAATTTGCATCCATCATGGATTATTACAAAAACCGTCAGGAAGCAGACAAAGCCAATCTGTCGAGTTATCGACCATTACAGCCAGATAGGCTTTATCTGGAGCCATCCGAATGGCGTGTGCAACAATCCGATGGTCCAATCCACATCATTAGTGAATTTGACGAACCAGAATCATCCACCGTGCTTTCTTTATCGGTATCATCTCCACGTGATTTTTCTCCCGAACGCGCTCGAAATGAGAATATATACAAAGCGCTAGCTGTGCATCTCAATACGCTTACTAAAGCCGGCACGACGGCAATATTGGCAAGCTATAGCAACGGTTCCCGTGCAAGACTGTTTGACTTGCTTCACGATCACGGTGTCAGCACAGCAACCATTTGTGATGACTGGAAATCAAGCAGTGCCGTTGGAGCGGCGGTTGCTCTGACTGTCTTACCTCTAGCTTCAGGATTCCGCACTGACGATATCGCACTGCTTACCGAGCAAGATATTTTTGGTGACCGCTTGGTGCGCAAATCGAAACGGCGCAAGAGCGGTGATGCCTTCATTGAGGAGTTATCGGCACTTAGTCAGGGCGATCTGGTGGTTCATTTAGAACATGGGATCGGCCTTTATGAAGGTATTGTGTCTATTCCAGTCGGTGAAAGTCCGCATGACTGCGTCGCGCTAAAATATGCAGGCGGCGATAAGCTATTTGTTCCGGTTGAGAATATTGATGTCCTTAGCCGGTACGGCGAAGGTGGCGAAACCGTTGTTCTCGATCGATTGGGCGGCGAAGGCTGGCAAAGGCGTAAGTCGAAACTCAAGGAACGTATAAGAGCCATAGCGCATGCACTTTTGAAGACTGCCGCAGCCCGGGCCTTACAACCCGCCTCACCAGCGCGAATTGAAGCAAATGAAATGGCTGGCTTTGTTGATCGCTTTCCGTATCAGGAAACGGACGACCAGCAACAAGCAATCGAAGAAGTTCTTGGCGACATGGCCTCGGGCAAAGCCATGGACAGGCTCGTCTGTGGTGATGTCGGTTTCGGTAAAACCGAAGTTGCTATGCGGGCCGCATTTGTGGCGGCAATGGCGGGTATGCAAGTGGCGATCATTGCCCCTACTACTCTCCTCGCGCGCCAGCATTTCAGTAATTTTGAAGAGCGCTTCCGTCCCTTCCCCGTCAATCTTGGTAGATTGTCGCGCCTGGTACCGGCTGCTGAGGCAAAGAAGACCAAAGAAGGGCTGACAAATGGCAATGTAGATATTGTCATTGGCACACACGCCCTCTTGGCAAAGTCGATCGAGTTTCAACGGCTCGGCCTGATTATTGTCGATGAAGAACAAAAATTTGGAGTCACGCATAAAGAGCGGCTGAAGGCCATGAAAGCCGATGTCCATGTTCTAACGCTCACAGCGACACCTATCCCGCGGACGTTACAAATGGCCATGACCGGCTTGCGCGAGCTTTCTGTTATCCAAACACCACCTGTAGATCGTCTCGCGGTGCGCACCTATGTGATGCCATGGGATCCGTTGCCGTTGCGTGAAGCGCTGATGCGCGAACATTATCGTGGCGGGCAGAGTTTTATTGTCGTTCCGCGCATCGCTGACCTGCCCGAAATTCAAGAATTTCTGAAAGAATATGTGCCAGAAATTAGTTTCGTCGTCGCTCATGGTCAGATGCCACCAGCTCAAGTCGAAGAACGTATGTCGGCTTTTTACGACAAAAAATATGATGTCCTTTTGGCGACAACGATTGTTGAGAGCGGCCTTGATATTCCAAGTGCCAATACGCTGATCATCCACCGCGCTGATCGGTTCGGACTCGCCCAGCTTTATCAATTACGCGGTCGGGTTGGACGTTCGAAGACCCGCGCCTATGCCTATATGGTGACGCCGAAAGACCGGATCATAACTGAAAAGGCAGAAAAACGGCTGAAAATTTTGGGGGATCTCGACAGCCTTGGGGCTGGCTTTGAGTTGGCAAGCCACGACCTAGATATTCGCGGGGCAGGAAATTTGCTGGGCGATGAACAATCGGGTCATATTCGGGAGGTTGGCTTTGAACTTTACCAATCGATGCTGGAAGACGCGATACTGGAAGCCAAGGCAAAAGGCGCCGGGCTAGACGCCGCCGCCGAAAGCTTCTCGCCGCAGATCACCGTCGATGCACCGATCTTGATACCAGAAAATTACGTGCCCGATCTATCGCTCCGCATGGGCCTATATCGGCGCATGAACGGACTTCAAACTTATCAAGAGATTCAGGCCTTTGCAGCGGAAATGATTGATCGTTTCGGTGAATTACCAGTCGAAACTGACAATCTGCTCAAGCTGATGGAAATCAAAATGAACTGTATCAAAGCCCATATTGCGAAGATTGAAATGGGTCCGCGCGGTGCATTAGTTAGCTTTCATAAGGATAAGTTCCCGAATGTTCCTGGTCTGCTCGCCTATGCTGAACGCCTGAAAGGAACAGCAAAGATCAGACCAGATAATAAGCTGTTTATTGAACGACGGTGGCGTGATCCACGATCACGGCTTCACGGCCTAACACAACTGAGCAATGGATTATCAAAACTGGCCCAACAGAAACAAAACTAA
- a CDS encoding FAD assembly factor SdhE, with protein sequence MEREVRLKRLHFRSWHRGTREADNMIGGFFDKWGQSWSDAEIDWFEKLLEQEDVDIMAWAIGKQTPPEQFRNEQMSAMQKLDYFDFTK encoded by the coding sequence ATGGAACGCGAAGTCAGGCTGAAACGGTTACATTTTCGCAGCTGGCATCGCGGTACACGCGAGGCCGACAATATGATTGGCGGCTTTTTCGACAAATGGGGTCAAAGCTGGTCGGACGCTGAAATCGATTGGTTTGAAAAGCTGCTCGAACAAGAAGATGTTGATATCATGGCCTGGGCGATTGGCAAACAGACGCCGCCAGAACAGTTTCGAAACGAACAAATGTCCGCCATGCAAAAGCTCGACTATTTCGACTTCACCAAGTGA
- the recG gene encoding ATP-dependent DNA helicase RecG encodes MRPEILNPLFGETQSLKGVGKALAKPLEKLRLTRVKDLLYHKPSYWMRRKHVEELDEADVGLTIIVEVTPADYRSGGPRSPFRVQATDAQGNYISLTFFGRNTGWPKKLLPLGESKIISGKLERYGDELQMLHPDVLELADEKDIALVEPIYPLADGLGNKRMGQLIAQAVNLAPELPEWIEPSLLVSKNWSDWRSDIISLHSQEDRNESDRLAYDEIFANQLAFMLVRASNRRKKGVSIQGDGRLRDQINLPFELTGAQKRCISEIEGDLAQSSPMLRLLQGDVGSGKTLVALMALLNAVEAGYQGAFLAPTEILARQHFEGLQKLLTGLPVNLAILTGRDKGKVRESTLMGLADGSIDILVGTHAIFQEKVQYKNLAMAVIDEQHKFGVSQRLMLTQKADHTPHLLAMTATPIPRTLTLSQYGEMDVSRIDELPPGRQTIETRVIADARLPEVVDGLARHIAANGQAYWVCPLVEESEKSDLAAAEERAAILRTRFGDQVGLVHGRMKGPEKDAVMERFQQGNIKLLVATTVIEVGVDVPNASLMIIEAADRFGLAQLHQLRGRVGRGDVKSNCLLLRGDTLSETARARLSLLRETNDGFKIAEEDLRLRGAGELLGTRQSGDAGFRIASPEQISNLIAAATDDARLLLDRDGGLDSTRGQAARIALYLFERDWGVSLLRSG; translated from the coding sequence ATGCGGCCCGAGATACTCAATCCATTATTTGGCGAAACCCAGTCGCTCAAAGGCGTCGGCAAGGCACTTGCTAAGCCGCTTGAGAAACTGCGTCTGACGCGAGTCAAAGATTTGCTCTATCATAAGCCCAGTTACTGGATGCGGCGAAAGCATGTGGAAGAGCTGGACGAGGCAGATGTCGGTTTAACAATAATAGTGGAAGTGACCCCTGCAGATTATCGTAGCGGCGGTCCGCGCAGCCCGTTCCGCGTGCAGGCGACGGATGCGCAGGGCAATTATATCAGCCTGACCTTTTTTGGCAGAAATACGGGTTGGCCAAAGAAGCTGCTGCCTTTGGGCGAGAGTAAAATCATATCGGGCAAGTTGGAACGCTATGGTGACGAGTTGCAGATGCTGCATCCCGATGTATTGGAATTGGCGGACGAGAAAGACATCGCTCTGGTAGAACCGATTTATCCGTTGGCTGATGGCTTGGGCAACAAACGGATGGGGCAATTGATAGCGCAAGCTGTCAATCTGGCGCCGGAGCTACCAGAGTGGATTGAGCCAAGCCTGTTGGTCTCCAAAAATTGGAGTGACTGGCGAAGCGATATTATTTCATTGCATAGCCAAGAGGACCGTAATGAATCGGACCGGCTCGCCTATGATGAAATTTTCGCTAATCAGTTAGCATTCATGTTGGTGCGCGCTAGCAATCGTCGCAAGAAAGGCGTTTCAATCCAGGGTGACGGGCGTTTGAGGGATCAGATCAATCTGCCTTTTGAGCTCACAGGAGCACAGAAACGCTGTATTTCTGAGATTGAAGGCGATCTAGCACAGTCGTCTCCGATGCTGCGGTTGTTGCAAGGCGATGTTGGATCAGGAAAGACGCTGGTTGCCTTAATGGCCTTACTCAATGCCGTCGAAGCCGGCTATCAGGGAGCGTTTCTGGCACCGACGGAAATATTGGCGCGGCAACATTTCGAGGGTCTGCAGAAGCTGTTAACGGGTTTACCGGTTAATCTCGCTATCCTGACCGGGCGGGACAAGGGTAAAGTGCGGGAGTCCACTTTAATGGGGCTCGCCGATGGCTCCATCGATATTTTGGTTGGGACGCACGCAATTTTTCAGGAAAAAGTCCAATATAAAAACTTGGCAATGGCGGTCATTGATGAGCAACATAAATTTGGTGTCTCACAACGCTTGATGTTGACTCAGAAGGCAGACCATACACCTCATCTTCTTGCGATGACGGCTACTCCAATTCCGCGAACATTGACGCTCAGTCAATATGGCGAGATGGATGTCTCCCGCATCGACGAGCTGCCACCAGGCCGCCAGACGATCGAAACGCGGGTCATTGCGGACGCTCGTTTGCCGGAAGTTGTCGATGGTCTGGCCAGGCATATCGCAGCCAATGGGCAGGCATATTGGGTTTGCCCGTTGGTTGAGGAGAGCGAGAAAAGCGACTTGGCCGCAGCTGAAGAGCGCGCGGCGATCCTAAGAACACGATTTGGCGATCAGGTTGGCTTAGTACACGGACGTATGAAAGGCCCTGAAAAAGATGCAGTCATGGAGCGTTTCCAGCAAGGCAATATCAAATTGCTAGTCGCGACGACTGTCATCGAAGTGGGTGTTGACGTGCCCAATGCGAGTCTGATGATCATCGAAGCCGCAGACCGCTTTGGTCTGGCGCAACTCCATCAATTACGCGGACGTGTGGGTAGGGGAGACGTCAAATCTAATTGCCTGTTGCTCCGTGGTGATACGCTCAGCGAAACGGCCCGTGCGCGTCTGTCACTGTTACGAGAGACAAATGATGGCTTTAAGATTGCTGAGGAAGACTTACGATTGCGCGGGGCTGGAGAATTACTGGGTACGCGTCAGTCGGGCGATGCTGGCTTTCGCATAGCATCACCGGAACAGATATCGAATTTGATTGCAGCCGCTACCGATGATGCGCGCTTGTTATTAGATCGCGATGGCGGCCTTGACAGTACACGCGGACAAGCGGCACGGATTGCATTATATCTATTTGAACGCGACTGGGGGGTAAGCTTGCTCCGCAGCGGATAG
- a CDS encoding PilZ domain-containing protein → MPSISSPKTPEMRRATRFPVDYETICETRKDGEFTVKLSNISAHGCQFIHEVELNKGDRVIVRLPVAGRIEAFLVWSHSGRSGFEFERVIREPDFVALLDQIEHADSR, encoded by the coding sequence ATGCCAAGTATATCCAGTCCGAAAACGCCAGAAATGCGTCGTGCAACGCGTTTTCCTGTGGATTATGAAACGATTTGCGAAACCCGCAAAGATGGTGAATTTACGGTCAAACTTAGCAATATTTCCGCTCATGGCTGCCAGTTTATCCATGAGGTCGAATTGAACAAGGGTGACCGGGTTATTGTTCGTTTACCGGTCGCAGGTCGTATCGAAGCGTTTCTGGTCTGGTCCCATAGCGGTCGATCCGGCTTTGAATTTGAACGAGTGATCCGCGAACCCGACTTCGTGGCATTGCTAGATCAGATCGAGCATGCAGACTCCCGATAA
- the tyrS gene encoding tyrosine--tRNA ligase, giving the protein MTNYQSDLLRLMNDRGYIHQLTDADGLDRLAAKTIIPGYVGFDATATSLHVGNLVQIMLLRRLQQAGHKPIVVMGGGTTKVGDPSGKDEVRKLLDNEGINANIASIRSSFERFLTFGDGPTDAIMVNNADWLDSLKYIPFLRDVGRHFTINRMLTFDSVKLRLDREQPLTFLEFNYMILQAYDFLELSRQHACRLQLGGSDQWGNIVNGIELGRRIDSAELFGLTTPLITKADGSKMGKSVDGAIWLNEDRLSPYDYWQFWRNTDDRDVGKFMRLFTDIDLDEISRLEALQGAEINEAKKILADAATAMAHGSDAAANAATTAQKTFEQGQSGGDLPVLEVTADQISVLNALVTIGFCASKGEAKRMIAGGGARVDDEQIKEPGTMITMANTDIKISAGKKKHGLLRRAV; this is encoded by the coding sequence ATGACCAATTATCAATCTGACCTCCTCCGCTTAATGAATGATCGCGGCTATATCCACCAATTAACAGATGCTGATGGACTGGATCGCCTTGCAGCCAAAACGATTATTCCCGGATATGTCGGTTTTGATGCAACGGCAACGTCTTTACACGTTGGCAACTTGGTTCAGATCATGCTGCTACGACGTCTGCAACAGGCAGGACACAAACCTATAGTGGTTATGGGCGGCGGAACCACGAAGGTCGGGGACCCTTCTGGCAAAGATGAAGTCCGCAAGTTGCTCGACAATGAGGGCATTAACGCAAATATTGCATCGATACGCTCTTCATTTGAGCGGTTCCTGACTTTTGGCGACGGGCCAACGGATGCAATCATGGTCAATAATGCTGATTGGCTCGACAGTTTGAAATATATCCCGTTCCTGCGTGATGTTGGTCGTCATTTTACGATCAACCGAATGCTGACGTTCGATTCGGTTAAGCTGCGTCTTGATCGCGAGCAACCCCTTACCTTCCTGGAATTTAACTACATGATATTGCAGGCTTACGACTTTCTTGAATTGTCGCGCCAGCATGCCTGCCGCCTGCAACTGGGTGGCTCGGATCAATGGGGAAATATCGTCAATGGTATCGAACTTGGTCGCCGCATTGACAGCGCGGAGCTGTTCGGCCTGACCACGCCATTAATCACAAAGGCGGACGGATCAAAAATGGGCAAATCCGTCGATGGTGCTATTTGGTTGAACGAAGACCGCTTGAGTCCTTATGATTACTGGCAGTTCTGGCGAAATACTGATGACCGCGATGTCGGTAAATTCATGCGGCTGTTTACCGATATTGATCTGGACGAAATTTCTCGTCTCGAAGCACTTCAAGGTGCAGAAATTAATGAGGCTAAGAAGATACTTGCTGATGCAGCAACGGCAATGGCCCATGGTTCAGATGCAGCAGCGAATGCGGCGACCACCGCCCAGAAAACTTTTGAGCAGGGCCAGTCCGGCGGTGATCTTCCAGTGCTAGAGGTTACCGCGGATCAGATTTCGGTGCTCAACGCATTGGTTACTATAGGTTTTTGTGCGTCTAAGGGGGAAGCCAAGCGGATGATCGCAGGCGGTGGTGCTCGAGTAGATGATGAACAGATCAAGGAGCCAGGCACGATGATCACAATGGCAAATACTGACATCAAAATATCAGCCGGCAAGAAAAAGCATGGTCTATTGCGGCGTGCGGTTTAG